The Vicia villosa cultivar HV-30 ecotype Madison, WI unplaced genomic scaffold, Vvil1.0 ctg.000318F_1_1_1, whole genome shotgun sequence genome contains a region encoding:
- the LOC131626682 gene encoding uncharacterized protein LOC131626682, with product MAEASDLPDECWESIFKILKDDENDKHHLHFKSLSRVSNKFLSITSSLQSSLNVYNPTRFFLPAFLKRFTNLTSLNFTCFHDDLNEFLHQLSRFPSNITSLNLSHKPVIPADGLKAFSQNNKTLTSLKCSDVKFIDSYDLLLIADCFPLLEELDLSGDHQFSICNNLHNGIATLSMKLFKLRKINLSRHSYMNDILLYRLFKNCKLLQEAIIFDCYSVSIAGITLALGERPTLRSLSFTHDSENFTNLFALVTNHPSLSYITMEYKRRWRMSMQNSNTLMDYVVSPQVKSLCLVRNTWLSDENVVTLASIFPNLQLLDLSYCDKISDGICHVLNMCCKIRHLNLAHCSRVKLLGINFEAPKLEMLNLSHTRVKDETLGVISKNCRGLLQLFLEKCVYVTNIGVNHVVENCTQLREINLKKCCRVNSKVVASMISSRPSLKKIHVPPSYGFNNKEERDFWWSHRGLLC from the coding sequence ATGGCAGAAGCATCAGATTTACCTGATGAATGCTGGGAATCCATTTTCAAAATCCTCAAAGACGATGAAAACGACAAACACCATCTCCACTTCAAGTCTCTCTCCCGCGTTTCAAACAAGTTTCTCTCCATCACCAGCAGTCTTCAATCCTCCCTCAATGTCTATAACCCAACACGTTTTTTTCTTCCTGCATTTCTCAAAAGGTTCACCAATCTCACCTCTCTCAACTTCACTTGTTTCCACGATGACCTCAATGAATTTCTCCATCAACTCTCCCGGTTTCCATCCAACATCACATCACTCAATCTCTCCCACAAACCCGTCATTCCGGCTGATGGGTTAAAAGCCTTCTCTCAGAATaacaaaaccctaacatctctcaaATGTTCCGACGTGAAGTTCATCGACAGCTATGACTTGCTACTCATTGCTGATTGTTTCCCTTTGCTCGAAGAACTCGACCTAAGTGGAGATCATCAATTCAGCATTTGCAATAACTTACATAATGGGATAGCGACTCTTTCTATGAAACTTTTCAAACTCCGCAAGATTAACCTCTCTCGTCATTCATACATGAACGACATATTGCTCTATCGCTTGTTCAAGAATTGTAAGCTTCTCCAAGAGGCCATCATATTTGACTGTTACTCCGTATCCATTGCAGGTATTACTTTAGCTCTCGGTGAAAGACCAACACTCAGGTCTTTATCATTTACTCATGATTCAGAAAATTTTACAAATTTGTTTGCACTAGTTACAAATCATCCATCATTGAGTTACATCACAATGGAATACAAGCGTCGTTGGAGAATGAGTATGCAAAATTCTAATACTTTGATGGATTATGTTGTAAGTCCTCAAGTAAAGTCTCTATGTTTGGTTCGTAATACATGGTTAAGTGATGAAAACGTCGTAACATTAGCTTCCATTTTTCCTAATTTGCAACTGCTTGATTTAAGTTATTGCGATAAGATATCTGACGGCATTTGTCATGTTTTAAACATGTGTTGCAAAATTAGGCATTTGAACTTAGCACATTGTTCAAGAGTGAAGCTACTTGGAATCAACTTTGAAGCTCCTAAATTGGAGATGTTAAACTTGTCACATACAAGAGTTAAGGATGAAACACTTGGTGTGATCTCAAAGAATTGTCGCGGGCTTTTGCAACTTTTCCTTGAAAAATGTGTTTATGTTACAAATATAGGAGTGAACCATGTGGTAGAAAACTGCACACAATTGAGAGAGATCAATTTGAAGAAATGTTGTAGAGTGAATTCTAAGGTTGTTGCTTCAATGATATCTTCAAGGCCATCGTTGAAAAAGATACACGTTCCACCGAGTTATGGTTTCAACAACAAAGAAGAGAGAGATTTTTGGTGGAGTCATAGAGGTCTTCTGTGCTAG